Proteins encoded within one genomic window of Pongo pygmaeus isolate AG05252 chromosome 4, NHGRI_mPonPyg2-v2.0_pri, whole genome shotgun sequence:
- the LOC129037528 gene encoding LOW QUALITY PROTEIN: alpha-aminoadipic semialdehyde dehydrogenase-like (The sequence of the model RefSeq protein was modified relative to this genomic sequence to represent the inferred CDS: inserted 1 base in 1 codon; substituted 1 base at 1 genomic stop codon) produces the protein MWRLPHALCVHAAKTSKLPGPWSRPAAFMSTLLINQPQYAWLKELGLREENEGVYNGSWGGRGEVIMTYCPANNXPIARVRQTSVADYEETVKKAREAWKIWADIPAPKRGEIVRQIGDALREKIQVLGSLVSLEMGKILVEGVGEVQEYVDICDYAVGLSRMIGGPILPSERPGHALIEQWNPVGLVGIITAFSFPVAVYGWNNAIAMICGNVCFWKGAPTTSLISVAVTKIIAKVLEDKLPGAIYSLTCGGADIGTAMAKDERVNLLSFTGSTQVAKQVTLMVQERFGRSLLELGGNNAIIAFEDADLSLVVPSALFTAVGTAGQRCTTARRLFVHESIHDEVVNRLKKAYAQIRVGNPWDPNVLYGPLHTKQAVSMFLGAVEEAKKEGGTVVYGGKVMDRPGNYVEPTIVTGLAHDASTAHTETFAPILYVFKFKNEEEVFAWNSEVKQGLSSSIFTKDLSRIFRWLGPKXSDCGIVNVNIPTSGAEIGGAFGGEKHTGGGRESGSDAWKQYMRRSTCTINYSKDFPLAQGIKFQ, from the exons ATGTGGCGCCTGCCTCACGCGCTGTGTGTGCACGCTGCAAAGACCAGCAAGCTCCCTGGACCTTGGAGCAGGCCTGCTGCCTTCATGTCCACTCTCCTCATCAATCAGCCCCAGTATGCATGGCTGAAAGAGCTGGGGCTCCGCGAGGAAAACGAGGGCGTGTATAATGGAAGCTGGGGAGGCCGGGGAGAGGTTATTATGACCTATTGCCCTGCTAACAACTAGCCAATAGCAAGAGTCCGACAGACCAGTGTGGCAGACTATGAAGAAACTGTAAAGAAAGCAAGAGAAGCATGGAAAATCTGGGCAGATATTCCTGCTCCAAAACGAGGAGAAATAGTAAGACAGATTGGCGATGCCTTGCGGGAGAAGATCCAAGTACTAGGAAGCTTGGTGTCTTTGGAGATGGGGAAAATCTTAGTGGAAGGTGTGGGTGAAGTTCAGGAGTATGTGGATATCTGTGACTATGCTGTTGGTTTATCAAGGATGATTGGAGGACCTATCTTGCCTTCTGAAAGACCTGGCCATGCACTGATTGAGCAGTGGAATCCTGTAGGCCTGGTTGGAATCATCACGGCATTCAGTTTCCCTGTGGCAGTGTATGGTTGGAACAACGCCATTGCCATGATCTGTGGAAATGTCTGCTTCTGGAAAGGAGCTCCAACCACTTCCCTCATTAGTGTGGCTGTCACAAAGATAATAGCCAAGGTTCTGGAGGACAAGCTGCCTGGTGCAATTTATTCCTTGACTTGTGGTGGAGCAGATATTGGCACAGCAATGGCCAAAGATGAACGAGTGAACCTGCTGTCCTTCACTGGGAGCACTCAGGTGGCAAAACAGGTGACCCTGATGGTGCAGGAGAGGTTTGGGAGAAGTTTGTTGGAACTTGGAGGAAACAATGCCATTATTGCCTTTGAAGATGCAGACCTCAGCTTAGTTGTTCCATCAGCTCTCTTCACTGCCGTGGGAACAGCTGGCCAGAGGTGTACCACTGCGAGGCGACTGTTTGTACATGAAAGCATCCATGATGAGGTTGTAAACAGACTTAAAAAGGCCTATGCACAGATCCGAGTTGGGAACCCATGGGACCCTAATGTTCTCTATGGGCCACTCCACACCAAACAGGCAGTGAGCATGTTTCTTGGAGCAGTGGAAGAAGCAAAAAAAGAAGGTGGCACAGTGGTCTATGGGGGCAAGGTTATGGATCGCCCTGGAAATTACGTAGAACCGACAATTGTGACAGGTCTTGCCCACGATGCATCCACTGCACACACAGAGACTTTTGCTCCGATTCTCTATGTCTTTAAGTTCAAGAATGAAGAAGAGGTCTTTGCATGGAATAGTGAAGTAAAACAGGGACTTTCAAGTAGCATCTTTACCAAAGATCTGAGCAGAATCTTTCGCTGGCTTGGACCTA GATCAGACTGTGGCATTGTAAATGTCAACATTCCAACAAGTGGGGCTGAGATTGGAGGtgcctttggaggagaaaagcaCACTGGTGGTGGCAGGGAGTCTGGCAGTGATGCCTGGAAACAGTACATGAGAAGGTCTACTTGTACTATCAACTACAGTAAAGACTTTCCTCTGGCCCAAGGAATCAAGTTTCAGTAA